The proteins below come from a single Peromyscus maniculatus bairdii isolate BWxNUB_F1_BW_parent chromosome 13, HU_Pman_BW_mat_3.1, whole genome shotgun sequence genomic window:
- the Hspe1 gene encoding 10 kDa heat shock protein, mitochondrial: MAGQAFRKFLPLFDRVLVERSAAETVTKGGIMLPEKSQGKVLQATVVAVGSGAKGKGGEIQPVSVKVGDKVLLPEYGGTKVVLDDKDYFLFRDGDILGKYVE, from the exons ATG GCTGGACAGGCTTTCAGAAAGTTTCTCCCGCTCTTTGACAGAGTACTGGTTGAAAGGAGTGCCGCCGAAACCGTGACCAAAGGTGGCATCATGCTTCCGGAAAAGTCTCAAGGAAAAGTATTGCAAGCCACAGTGGTGGCTGTGGGATCAGGCGCCAAAGGCAAG GGTGGAGAGATTCAGCCAGTCAGTGTGAAGGTCGGAGACAAAGTTCTTCTCCCAGAATATGGAGGCACCAAAGTAGTTCTAGACGACAAG GATTACTTCTTATTTAGAGATGGTGACATTCTTGGAAAGTATGTGGAATGA